In Bos indicus isolate NIAB-ARS_2022 breed Sahiwal x Tharparkar unplaced genomic scaffold, NIAB-ARS_B.indTharparkar_mat_pri_1.0 scaffold_62, whole genome shotgun sequence, one genomic interval encodes:
- the LOC139182021 gene encoding zinc finger protein 420-like → MLENYGNLASLGLVISKPDLVTFLEQMKDPWDTRRMETPAVHPGIIDIGEKTYNCYDYAKAFNQSSKVIQQQNIQTKQKHYKCNICGKVFSNSPNLSRHRKIHTGRKCFKCTACGKAFNQSSYLTEHQRIHAGEKPYKCTECGKTFIYCSRVTQHQRIHTGERPYKCTACGKAFKQSSTLTEHQRIHTGERLYKCTECGKAFTRYSLLTEHQRIHTGERPYKCTECGKAFNWHLSLTVHQRTHTGEKPYKCKECGKAFISCSNLTRHQRIHTGERPYKCTDCGKAFTRYSSLTQHQRIHTGERPYKCTECGKAFNWHLSLTVHQRTHTGEKPYKCKECGKAFICCSHLTQHQRIHTGERPYKCTDCGKAFTRYSLLTQHQRIHTGEKPYKCKDCGKAFIHCSHLTRHQRIHTGERLYKCTDCGKAFSRSSGLSQHQRIHTAGKSQKCKECGKGFHHSHHLTHHQRIHTAEKP, encoded by the coding sequence TATTGATATTGGAGAGAAGACTTATAATTGTTAtgattatgctaaagcttttAACCAGTCTTCAAAAGTTATTCAACAGCAGAATATTCAGACTAAGCAGAAACATTACAAGTGTAATATATGTGGGAAAGTCTTTAGTAACTCACCAAATCTAAGTAGACATAGGAAAATTCATACAGGAAGGAaatgtttcaaatgtacagcatgCGGCAAAGCCTTTAATCAGAGTTCATATTTAACTGAACATCAGCGAATCCATGCTggggagaaaccatacaaatgtacagaatgtggcaaaaccTTTATCTATTGTTCACGTGTTActcaacatcagcgaattcatactggggagagaccttataaatgtacagcaTGTGGCAAGGCTTTTAAGCAGAGTTCAACTTTAACTGAACATCAGcgaatccatactggggagagactttataaatgtacagaatgtggcaaagcctttacccGTTATTCACTTCTTACTGAGCATCAAcgaatccatactggggagagaccttataaatgtacagaatgtggcaaagcctttaactggCATCTGAGTCTTACTGTACATCAGCGAActcatactggggagaaaccatacaaatgtaaagaatgtggcaaagcctttatctCTTGTTCAAATCTTACTCGACATCAAcgaatccatactggggagagaccttataaatgtacagactgtggcaaagcctttacccGTTATTCATCTCTTACTCAGCATCAAcgaatccatactggggagagaccttataaatgtacagaatgtggcaaagcctttaactggCATCTGAGTCTTACTGTACATCAGCGAActcatactggggagaaaccatacaaatgtaaagaatgtggcaaagcctttatctGTTGTTCACATCTTACTCAACATCAAcgaatccatactggggagagaccttataaatgtacagactgtggcaaagcctttacccGTTATTCACTTCTTACTCagcatcagcgaattcatactggggagaaaccatataaatgtaaagactgtggcaaagcctttatcCATTGTTCACATCTTACTCGACATCAAcgaatccatactggggagagacTTTATAAATGTACAGACTGTGGCAAAGCCTTTTCCCGGAGTTCaggtctttctcaacatcagagaattcatactgcaGGGAAATCTCagaaatgtaaggaatgtggcaaAGGATTTCATCACAGCCATCACCTCACTCACCATCAGAGAATACATACTGCAGAGAAACCCTAG
- the LOC139182019 gene encoding zinc finger protein 420-like isoform X2 gives MLENYRNLASLGLVVSKLDLVTFLEQMKNPWDVRRLESPAIYTGWKPFKCTECGNTSNQNSKLSQDQQIHPGKKPYECKECGKAFMSCSHLSRHQRIHTGEKPYKCTKCGKAFNQNSNLTQHQRIHTEQKPYKGKEGGKATFRCSHFSLHQQVHAGEKPNTCKECGKVFPCSLCLTQHQITHMQQKSYKCTKCGKAFNQKSNLTQHQRIHTGEKPYKCKDCGKAFNQCSGLTYHQRIHTGEKPYKCKDCGKAFRQRSYLTKHQVIHTGEKSYKCKECGKAFSHYSTLAKHQRIHTGEKPYKCKDCGKEFNQCSGLTYHQRIHTGEKPYKCTECGKSFSQNSTLTQHQRIHTGERPYKCKDCGKDFSKHSGLTYHQRIHTGEKPYKCTECGKAFCHHSSLIQHQRIHTGEKPYKCKECGKAFIKHSHLTQHQRIHIGGKTL, from the exons ATGTTAGAGAACTACAGGAACCTGGCCTCCTTGG GTCTTGTGGTCTCTAAGCTGGACCTGGTCACCTTTCTGGAGCAAATGAAGAATCCCTGGGATGTAAGGAGACTGGAGTCACCAGCCATATACACAG GATGGAAACCTTTCAAATGTACAGAGTGTGGCAACACCTCTAATCAGAATTCAAAGCTTAGTCAAGATCAGCAAATCCACCCTGGCAAGAAACCTTacgaatgtaaggaatgtggaaaaGCATTTATGTCTTGCTCACATCTTAGTCGACATCAGCGAATTCACACTGgggagaagccttataaatgtacaaagtgtggcaaagcctttaatcagAACTCAAatcttactcaacatcagcgaATCCATACAGAGCAGAAACCTTACAAAGGTAAGGAAGGTGGCAAAGCCACTTTTAGGTGTTCACATTTCAGTCTACATCAGCAAGTTCATGCAGGGGAGAAACCAAACACatgtaaagaatgtggcaaaGTGTTTCCTTGTAGCTTATGTCTTACTCAACATCAGATAACTCATATGCAGCAGAAATCATACAAATGTACAaagtgtggcaaagcctttaatcagAAGTCAAATCTTACTCAacaccagagaattcatactggagagaagccttataaatgtaaggaTTGTGGCAAAGCATTTAACCAGTGCTCAGGTCTTACTtaccatcagagaattcatactggagagaagccttataaatgtaaggaTTGTGGCAAAGCATTTAGACAACGCTCATATCTTACTAAACATCAAGTAATCCATACTGGAGAGAAatcttataaatgtaaagaatgcGGAAAAGCCTTCAGTCACTACTCAACTCTTGCTAAACATCaacgaattcatactggagagaagccttataaatgtaaggaTTGTGGCAAAGAATTTAACCAGTGCTCAGGTCTTACTtaccatcagagaattcatactggagagaaaccttataaatgtacagaatgcgGGAAATCCTTTAGTCAGAACTCAACTCTTACTCAACaccagcgaattcatactggggagaggccttataaatgtaaagattGTGGCAAAGACTTTAGCAAGCACTCAGGTCTTACTtaccatcagagaattcatactggagagaaaccttataaatgtacagaatgcgGAAAAGCCTTCTGTCACCACTCAAGTCTTATTCAacaccagagaattcatactggagagaaaccttacaaatgtaaagaatgtggaaaagcctttatcaagcactcacatcttactcaacatcagagaattcatattGGAGGAAAAACCTTATGA
- the LOC139182019 gene encoding zinc finger protein 420-like isoform X1, with protein sequence MLENYRNLASLGLVVSKLDLVTFLEQMKNPWDVRRLESPAIYTGSIQNPQKSYKCKKCEKAFTNSSSLSRQRKTHSGWKPFKCTECGNTSNQNSKLSQDQQIHPGKKPYECKECGKAFMSCSHLSRHQRIHTGEKPYKCTKCGKAFNQNSNLTQHQRIHTEQKPYKGKEGGKATFRCSHFSLHQQVHAGEKPNTCKECGKVFPCSLCLTQHQITHMQQKSYKCTKCGKAFNQKSNLTQHQRIHTGEKPYKCKDCGKAFNQCSGLTYHQRIHTGEKPYKCKDCGKAFRQRSYLTKHQVIHTGEKSYKCKECGKAFSHYSTLAKHQRIHTGEKPYKCKDCGKEFNQCSGLTYHQRIHTGEKPYKCTECGKSFSQNSTLTQHQRIHTGERPYKCKDCGKDFSKHSGLTYHQRIHTGEKPYKCTECGKAFCHHSSLIQHQRIHTGEKPYKCKECGKAFIKHSHLTQHQRIHIGGKTL encoded by the exons ATGTTAGAGAACTACAGGAACCTGGCCTCCTTGG GTCTTGTGGTCTCTAAGCTGGACCTGGTCACCTTTCTGGAGCAAATGAAGAATCCCTGGGATGTAAGGAGACTGGAGTCACCAGCCATATACACAGGTAG TATTCAGAATCCGCAGAAAAGTTACAAGTGTAAGAAATGTGAGAAAGCCTTTACTAACTCATCCAGTCTAAGTAGACAAAGGAAAACTCACTCAGGATGGAAACCTTTCAAATGTACAGAGTGTGGCAACACCTCTAATCAGAATTCAAAGCTTAGTCAAGATCAGCAAATCCACCCTGGCAAGAAACCTTacgaatgtaaggaatgtggaaaaGCATTTATGTCTTGCTCACATCTTAGTCGACATCAGCGAATTCACACTGgggagaagccttataaatgtacaaagtgtggcaaagcctttaatcagAACTCAAatcttactcaacatcagcgaATCCATACAGAGCAGAAACCTTACAAAGGTAAGGAAGGTGGCAAAGCCACTTTTAGGTGTTCACATTTCAGTCTACATCAGCAAGTTCATGCAGGGGAGAAACCAAACACatgtaaagaatgtggcaaaGTGTTTCCTTGTAGCTTATGTCTTACTCAACATCAGATAACTCATATGCAGCAGAAATCATACAAATGTACAaagtgtggcaaagcctttaatcagAAGTCAAATCTTACTCAacaccagagaattcatactggagagaagccttataaatgtaaggaTTGTGGCAAAGCATTTAACCAGTGCTCAGGTCTTACTtaccatcagagaattcatactggagagaagccttataaatgtaaggaTTGTGGCAAAGCATTTAGACAACGCTCATATCTTACTAAACATCAAGTAATCCATACTGGAGAGAAatcttataaatgtaaagaatgcGGAAAAGCCTTCAGTCACTACTCAACTCTTGCTAAACATCaacgaattcatactggagagaagccttataaatgtaaggaTTGTGGCAAAGAATTTAACCAGTGCTCAGGTCTTACTtaccatcagagaattcatactggagagaaaccttataaatgtacagaatgcgGGAAATCCTTTAGTCAGAACTCAACTCTTACTCAACaccagcgaattcatactggggagaggccttataaatgtaaagattGTGGCAAAGACTTTAGCAAGCACTCAGGTCTTACTtaccatcagagaattcatactggagagaaaccttataaatgtacagaatgcgGAAAAGCCTTCTGTCACCACTCAAGTCTTATTCAacaccagagaattcatactggagagaaaccttacaaatgtaaagaatgtggaaaagcctttatcaagcactcacatcttactcaacatcagagaattcatattGGAGGAAAAACCTTATGA